Below is a window of Mycolicibacterium chitae DNA.
CAACTTGGCAGTGTCGTCGCGGGGCAGGGCGGTCGCCACGAACCCGGTGGGCCCCTCCATGGTCTCGGCGCCGAACATCGCGTTGATGATCGCCTCTTCCGTCGCTTCGATTGCCGCATAGAACAATCCGTCGATCAGACGGTTGGCGAGCACCTTCACCTCCGCGACGTCGGGTCCGGGTGTGGCGGCGAAGTCGCCGGCCATCCTGTTGCCGGTGGCGAAACAGAACGCGATGTCACCACTGCCGTTCTCGCCGGCGCCGCCGGTGCGGGCGATGCCCAGCGCCGACCGCTGCGCCAGACGCGCACACTGCGTCGGGATCAGCGGCGCATCGGTGGCCACCACAACGATGATCGACCCGGTGCCCTCCGGCGGCTGACCGGGCATGACCGCCGCGGCCGGCGGCGCGGGCAGCAGCCGACCGATCGGCACGCCGTCGATCGTCAGCCGACTCCGGGCCCCGTGATTGGCCTGCACCAGCACCCCGACGGTGTGGTCGCCGACCACCCGTGACGATGTCCCGATGCCGCCCTTGTAACCGTGGGCGATCATGCCGGTACCGCCGCCGACGGCGCCCTCCTGCACCGGGCCGCCGTCGGCCGCTGCGATGGCCGCCTCGACGTGCTCGGGCCGGACGTGAAAACCGTTCAGATCATTGAGGATTCCGTCGCAGGTTTCACCCACCACCGGCAGGGAGAAGAAGAACTCGTCACCGCGCACGCTCTTCTCGTGCGCAATCAGCGCGTCCCGCACCACCCCGACGCTGTGGGTGTTGGTGAGCCCGATGTAGCTGGTGAGCTGTCCGGACTCGGCAACCCATTGTTGGCCGGTGAGTTCGCCGTTGCCGTTGAGCCGGTGTGGCGCGGCGAACATCGGACGATCCCACGGCGCCTCGCCCGGGATGATCACCGTGACACCGGTGCGGACCGGCCCGTTGCCGGGTTTGCGCGGGCCCGACCCAGACACCAGGGTCGCGTGTCCGACACGGACCCCGGCGA
It encodes the following:
- a CDS encoding P1 family peptidase codes for the protein MARARDHGIVIGDLPPGPLNSITDVAGVRVGHATLVSGSGPRKPGNGPVRTGVTVIIPGEAPWDRPMFAAPHRLNGNGELTGQQWVAESGQLTSYIGLTNTHSVGVVRDALIAHEKSVRGDEFFFSLPVVGETCDGILNDLNGFHVRPEHVEAAIAAADGGPVQEGAVGGGTGMIAHGYKGGIGTSSRVVGDHTVGVLVQANHGARSRLTIDGVPIGRLLPAPPAAAVMPGQPPEGTGSIIVVVATDAPLIPTQCARLAQRSALGIARTGGAGENGSGDIAFCFATGNRMAGDFAATPGPDVAEVKVLANRLIDGLFYAAIEATEEAIINAMFGAETMEGPTGFVATALPRDDTAKLVNRYRAEAAEAGTGNR